From Scleropages formosus chromosome 1, fSclFor1.1, whole genome shotgun sequence, a single genomic window includes:
- the LOC108929102 gene encoding uncharacterized protein LOC108929102 isoform X6 — MNLRYERGWVQNEPSLLGRLDAGCKEWERQLRDMQRNIEELYQEVKARREETEAGLDGKTDPWLPTSSQRSKGSSKHFSHRSSDHCYSPHHQSYGNGDSFRHYSNGHCDSANHLTNGSRDHPVCQGHSANKLLSQRRNGWNSSHGYGNPMKYNSNGSSSHADHSRDAGQDSAMRELEDILNFCLGQAVEYMNSPATLQTPDSSVANLHGNQSTTTSEQKKNTPLNTTLDGRTQMSEQFNRCPDTMWKKSGDKRDKTFSVKASEGCEEAENRKNKVFYSGYEWYNNSSDPTKVDQRFRASPTNADAPPIPPRTTSWHRNSLTTADPEFPASTPERKCVSPSVLRKFGAMLKENEGKTLMDSGLVVTTVASASAKRMSSTPGKFNINKLPSLLPVSKCTSHNRAEREQLHPAERDFVGKICLGSTLGTAPSSCSDRESPLTRSSSQCPAPNVQCHDDIITLINTLELEQQSSTPPKVWSSNRAQVVLQETSLPSSMSTTRPFSRPARPAKRRPPSRWAARIPSITATGTPAEIQTSCSFSSQMETVIM; from the exons ATGAACCTGCGATATGAGCGAGGATGGGTGCAGAATGAGCCCAGCCTACTTGGGCGTCTTGATGCCGGGTGCAAGGAGTGGGAGAGGCAGCTCAGAGACATGCAGAGGAACATAGAGGAG CTTTATCAGGAAGTGAAGGCTCGTCGAGAGGAAACTGAGGCTGGATTGGACGGGAAGACAGACCCCTGGCTTCCTACATCTAGCCAACGTTCCAAAGGCTCATCTAAGCACTTCAGTCATCGCAGTAGTGACCACTGTTACTCTCCCCATCACCAGAGCTATGGAAATGGTGACTCATTTCGTCACTATAGTAATGGCCACTGTGACTCAGCCAACCACCTTACTAACGGCAGCAGGGACCATCCAGTTTGCCAAGGCCACAGTGCTAATAAGCTGTTGAGTCAGCGTAGAAATGGCTGGAACAGTAGTCATGGTTATGGTAACCCAATGAAATACAACAGCAATGGCTCCAGTTCCCACGCTGATCACAGCAGAGATGCTGGACAGGACTCGGCCATGAGGGAATTGGAAGACATCCTTAATTTCTGTCTGGGACAGGCTGTTGAGTACATGAATTCCCCGGCCACGCTGCAGACCCCCGACAGTTCCGTTGCCAACCTCCATGGCAACCAATCCACCACCACGtctgagcaaaagaaaaacaccccACTCAACACT ACACTGGATGGACGCACCCAAATGAGTGAGCAGTTTAATAGATGCCCCGATACAATGTGGAAAAAGTCTGGCGACAAAAG GGATAAAACGTTTTCAGTGAAAGCCAGCGAAGGATGCGAAGAAGCAGAGAACAGGAAGAACAAAGTGTTTTACTCAGGATATGAGTGGTACAACAACTCCAGCGATCCCACCAAGGTGGATCAAAGGTTCAGAGCTTCTCCAACGAATGCAGATGCCCCACCCATTCCTCCTCGTACCACTTCGTGGCACCGCAATAGCTTGACAACGGCAGATCCAGAATTTCCAGCTTCCACCCCTGAGCGGAAGTGCGTCAGCCCCTCTGTGCTCCGGAAATTCGGAGCAATGCTTAAAGAAAATGAGGGCAAGACGCTGATGGACTCTGGCCTGGTGGTCACCACAGTGGCGTCTGCCAGCGCAAAACGAATGAGCTCAACTCCTGGCAAGTTTAATATCAATAAGTTGCCTTCGCTTTTGCCAGTGTCGAAATGCACTTCACATAACAGGGCTGAAAGGGAGCAGTTGCACCCAGCTGAAAGAGACTTTGTGGGGAAGATCTGCTTGGGTTCCACGCTTGGCACAGCGCCTTCTTCCTGCTCTGACCGGGAAAGCCCTCTGACGCGGAGTTCATCCCAGTGCCCGGCTCCGAACGTGCAGTGTCATGATGACATCATCACGCTCATAAACACGTTAGAGCTTGAGCAGCAGTCATCGACCCCTCCGAAAGTTTGGAGTTCGAACCGAGCTCAGGTTGTGCTGCAG GAGACCAGCTTGCCATCCTCCATGTCCACCACAAGGCCTTTCTCCCGCCCTGCCCGTCCGGCGAAGCGACGCCCACCGTCCCGCTGGGCCGCCCGCATCCCCAGCATCACTGCCACCGGCACTCCTGCAGAGATCCAGACGTCTTGCTCATTCTCCAGCCAAATGGAGACAGTCATCATGTGA